Within the Gigantopelta aegis isolate Gae_Host chromosome 8, Gae_host_genome, whole genome shotgun sequence genome, the region ACAGTGTTGAAGTCTATGAAGATGATACTCACAGTTTTGAAGTCTATGAAGATGATACTTACAGTTTTGAAGTCTATGAAGATGATACTCACAATGTTGAAGTCTATGAAGATTATACTCACAATGTTGAAGTCTATGAAGATGATACTCACAATGTTGAAGTCTATGAAGATGATACCCACAATGTTGAAGTCTATGAAGTTGATACAATGTTGAATTCTATGAAGATTATACTCAAAGTGTTGAAGTCTATGAAGATGATACTCACAATGTTGAAGTCTATGAAAATGATACTCACAATGTTGAAGTCTATGAAGTTGATACAATGTTGAATTATATGAAGATAATACTCACAGTGTTGAAGTCTATGAAGATGATACTCACAGTGTTGAAGTCTATGAAGTTGATACAATGTTGAAGTCTATGAAGTTGATACTCACAATGTTGAAGTCTATGAAGTTCATACAATGTTGAATTCTATGAAGATGATACTCACAGTGTTGAAGTCTATGAAGATGATACTCACAGTTTTGAAGTCTATGAAGATGATACTCACAATGTTGAAGTCTATGAAGTTGATACAATGTTGAATTCTATGAAGATGATACTCACAGTGTTGAAGTCTATGAAGATGATACTCACAGTTTTGAAGTCTATGAAGATGATACTCACAATGTTGAAGTCTATGAAGATGATACTCACAATGTTGAAGTCTATGAAGATGATGATACTCACAATGTTGAAGTCTATGAAGATGATACAATGTTGAAGTCTATGAAGATAATACTCACAATGTTGACGTCTATGAAGATGATACTCACAGTGTTGAAGTCTATGAAGTTGATACTCACAATGTTGAAGTCTATGAAGTTGATACAATGTTGAATTCAATGAAGATGATACTCACAGTGTTGATGTCTATGAAGATGATACTCACAGTGTTGAAGTCTATGAAGTTGATACAATGTTGAATTCTATGAAGATGATACTCACAGTGTTGAAGTCTATGAAGATGATACTCACAGTGTTGAAGTCTATGAAGTTGATACAATGTTGAAGTCTATGAAGATGATACTCACAATGTTGAAGTCTATGAAGTTGATACTCACAATGTTGAAGTCTATGAAGTTGATACAATGTTGAATTCAATGAAGATGATACTCACAGTGTTGAAGTCTATGAAGATGATACTCACAGTGTTGAAGTCTATGAAGTTGATACAATGTTGAATTCTATGAAGATGATACTCACAGTGTTGAAGTCTATGAAGTTGATACAATGTTGAAGTCTATGAAGATGATACTCACAATGTTGAAGTCTATGAAGTTCATACAATGTTGAATTCTATGAAGATGATACTCACAGTGTTGAAGTCTATGAAGATGATACTCACAGTTTTGAAGTCTATGAAGATGATACTCACAATGTTGAAGTCTTTGAAGATGATACTCACAATGTTGAAGTCTATGAAGATGATACTCACAATGTTGAAGTCTATGAAGTTGATACAATGTTGAAGTCTATGAAGATGATACTCACAATGTCGAAGTCTATGAAGTTGATACTCACAATGTTGAAGTCTATGAAGTTGATACAATGTTGAATTCTATGAAGATGATACTCACAGTGTTGAAGTCTATGAAGATGATACTCACAGTGTTGAAGTCTATGAAGATGATACTCACAGTGTTGAAGTCTATGAAGTTGATACAATGTTGAAGTCTATGAAGATGATACTCACAATGTTGAAGTCTATGAAGTTGATACTCACAATGCTGAAGTCTATGAAGTTGATACAATGTTGAATTCTATGAAGATGATACTCACAGTGTTGAAGTCTATGAAGATGATACTCACAGTGTTGAAGTCTATGAAGATGATACTCACAGTGTTGAAGTCTATGAAGTTGATACAATGTTGAATTATATGAAGATGATACTCACAGTGTTGAAGTCTATGAAGATGATACTCACAGTTTTGAAGTCTATGAAGATGATACTCACAATGTTGAATTCTATGAAAGTGATACTCATAATGTTGAAGCCTATGAAGATGATACTCACAATGTTGAAGGCTATGATGGTGACACTCACAATGTTGAAGTCTATGAAGATGATGATACTCACAATGTTGAGGTCTATGAAGATGATACAATGTTGAAGTCTATGAAGATAATACTCACAATGTTGACGTCTATGAAGATGATACTCACAGTGTTGAAGTCTATGAAGATGATACTCACAATGTTGAAGTCTATGAAGTTAATACTCACAATGTTGAAGTCTAAGAAGTTGATACAATGTTGAATTCTATGAAGATGATACTCACAGTGTTGAAGTCTATGAAGATGATACTCACAGTGTTGAAGTCTATGAAGTTGATACAATGTTGAATTCTATGAAGATGATACTCACAGTGTTGAAGTCTATGAAGATGATACTCACAGTGTTGAAGTCTATGAAGATGATACTCACAATGTTGAAGTCTATGAAGATGATACTCACAATGTTGAAGTATATGAAGATGATACAATGTTGAAGTCTATGAAGATAATACTCACAATGTTGACATCTATGAAGATGATACTCACATTGTTGAAGTCTATGAAGATGATACTCACAATGTTGAAGTCTATGAAGATGATACTCACAGTGTTGAAGTGTATGAAGATGATACAATGTTGAAGTCTATGAAGATGATACTCACAATGTTGACGTCTATGAAGATGATACTCACAGTGTTGAAGTCTATGAAGATAATACTGACAATGTTGGAGTCTCTGAAGATGATACTCACTATGTTGAATTCTATGAAAGTGATACTCATAATGTTGAAGCCTATGAAGATGATACTCACAATGTTGAAGGCTATGATGGTGACACTCACAGTGTTGAAGTCTATGAAGATGATACTCACAGTGTTGAAGTCTATGAAGACGTTCACCTCGATCCGATTGCCCTTCAGATCGACCAGGCGAGACACGACGACAGCCTTCTTCCGATACTCGTCGAAATGCAGCGTGTTGTCGCCCTGCACCAGATACAATGGAAACACGTTTTAACTAGCCTACAGAGAGCATCGGGTAAACAATGACGCTTACTATACTGAActaaactgaactgaactgaactaaacTGAACAGAACTGAATTCATCTGAATTCTACTGATTTAGATTAAACTGAAATGGTGTGTTCAAAACtaaattgaattttatttaGGACTCGAGCTATTGCCTCAACCCCATGCGTCATAAATCAACACGTGCTGTTGTTTTGTATACGTGTAGAACTACTGAACATACGAACCGTGAGTTTCGaatgtataccaccaaatcaaatctcattgacgacaatagtaacatttgTGGCTAAAACTCATACCTGCATCGTCAATCGATATATACGCAATGGATATAAATACCACGACCCCTTAccattaaagtgaatcagaaaaaaattgggggtcaagctgctcagttcagagataacgggtagcgtctgcGACTACCCTAGCTCCGCATAACATTTGAGTACATTTTTACAGGTGTTtgaagcacaaggctacttgacacagtggttctcgatgaaataaaattgcagacATTTTTTGCtgagatgaaactttttttacaaccaacacgctcaaatttatcaccaatcacagtaGACCGTGGGTCCACTATAACCAACTGATATACTGAActgttatttggtttattaatattaacatctagtatTGAATAAATATCATCCATTTTAGCCTTATATGTGTTAAAGATTTATATGGGTGACAATTTTATCACTATATTTCATTTTCCATACAGTATTTTTAGGACACAAAATATGCAACGGTACCCACATTCAAATGgcaacatttttgttattcCACCAACATTTTGCTGCAggcaagcagatattaaattcatatataatgagatatctaaaaatacttgtctccaaaaatcccggagggggggggggggggggggggtcggtgtCTGCCCCATGGACTATAGGACGTGTGGTTTTAACTGCTGTATCAAAGGTTGGGttcacttcgaactttgacccaggaggaagttatttggtttagtgctacctatagaTGTAGTCCCTTAGCCGCTAGCCCCCTGCCCCTGATATTGTTTAAGTGTAGAACTAGCGAACATACATACTGCGAGGATAAAAGTAGTTCCCGAACCCCTCGCCCCCTACGTGCTGTTTTTCTGTCTAAGTGTAGAACTACTGAACATACGTACTGTGAGGATAGATGACGAGGGGAGACCATTGGACGAGAAAAATGATCCGGCCACCTCCCCCAGAGTCATCTCAAACTGATGGTCAGTGCAGCATGGGCGTGGCTTGCTCTGGCCACTGACCACTGCCCAAAGCAAGGCTGCGAGTACAGCCTTGGGAAACATCGTGTCTGACCGCCTTGTCGTCCGGTCGCTCAGAAATAGATTGCAACGAGCACCGCGCCACCTGGCGGTTCAGTCGACCACTCGCAGATAGCACCAGGTGAACGCAAAGACGTGCTGGGAAATATGTGAATATCAGTGGGGGAGTGGGACAGGCTTCAGGCTAATATGAGTCAGATAACGAATGTATGAGGGAATGCATATGTATGAAATGATAATAATAGAATGAGTCTAACGTGCGATATTAGGAACTGACGAAATTTTGGTTTATCGACACCTCAGTGCATTTTAAATTAGGGCTATTTGATGTCTTAGATATAGTTATGTCAATActatgtagagagagagagagagagagagagagagagagagagagagagagagagagagagagagagagagagagagagagagagagagagagagagagagagagacaaccATGCTCAAGGTTGGTAACAGGCGGAAAGTGGTAGgggctatggaatttggaagtcctgtaggattaagccaaagagaaagggtgcgcATTGTCTTTTtgaaggaagtttggcgcagttttgatggtcgttctaaagtGAAAGGTTGAGAGCTACATATAGGTTTTgattttagtaggccgagagtagctcgttactgaTTCCTAAAAAAAAGGtgccttttatatgcactgcaCCAGTGACACGTTGGTACATTCACGGCCTTTGGTGTGACAGTTGTGGAGGATGTTTGGGACTATGAAAAAACCCATCGCACATCAAGTAGCCGGTCTACCATGGAGTTACATCCAGCTCATGTAGGCCTAGTACTGAGAAGCACTAAATGGGATCAAGGATTATTGCCTTGTAACGGTGTGCTATCAGTTCAGAGAATACGAACACCGTGGGAAGACACCGGCTGATCGATTAGTCGAGCCTTATCATGCAGCTCTGCCTCACTCATTCGGGTGTACTTCTCAACAGCAGCCATGTTTCTAgcagccattttctgtcttctttgGTCAGTTTCCTCCGCCGAACGACATCCCAATGCGTGTTGCGTCGACCGTGAGTTCGAGTGCGTAATGGGGGAGATTGGCGGAAGTATCGTCACAGAGCATGGCATCCCTACACAAAAATTGCACAAAGTGAGTTCGTTAGTCCCGATAATCCCGATAACATTCAAACATCTATATTTCCCTTATACAGCATATATGCAGTCCAATATAACGGTGATGACATTGGTCAAATTGGCAACGTCGGGAGATTGTCCTGTTTTCCGATGGTAGGCGGTGGGGAAGGGAATAAAACGTTCGTGGTCTGACATTGTTTTCTATTACTTTTATCTTGATCTCGTTTATGACATGATCTTCTATTGAAATGAGGCAAATCTGAATATATATGGATACGTGTAATGTGTTTCCAATAAATCCATTTTAGATTTAAGAAAGGTCacagaaaaatacaaaatacagaaACGTGAGGAAAACGATTACCTTGTGTGGAAATGTATTTCAGAAAAGTAAATTCACAAAAACATGACAGGGACACATAGTGATGACTGCCATGCATATTTATCTGTCAAAATATGGACTTCTGATTTTTTCCTATATTATAATTCTACGTTATGATTATTATTGCCATGGTTACTATAACtattatatatgataataaCTATTACATGGTCGTTGTTACAGTGTTACTACATACTGCATTTAGATAGGGTTACGGCATTTTATATTCCCATAACTCATACCGGGATACATCTACTCTGCTGTGATTAGTATATATATGCCTTATAGTTTGATAACCTTTACATGGTTACAACATATACTCCACTATGATTAACAGTCAGTATTCTCTATACAGATAAGTATTACATTATTTTCTCCTCtagtgttaatattaatattatattttataactatTACCTAACGATAATATAACGACATCAGCGATGAtccatataaatattttattttacttctaCAATTACTCTGATATAATATGATTCGCTATGGTTAATATAAACATTCTACTCTGATATAATATGATCCGCTatgattaatataaacattCTACTCTGATATAATATGATCCGCTatgattaatataaacattCTACTCTGATATAATATGATCCGCTatgattaatataaacattCTACTCTGATATAATATGATCCGCTATGATTGATATAAACATTCTACTCTGATATATATGTTATAGGGTTCAAACATATTCCACGTTGATTAATATCAACATTATATATTGTGATCACTGTTACAGGGTTACAACATACTGcactattattaatatcaacatTCTATACTGTGATCACTGTTACAGGGTTACAACATATTCCAACATGATTAATATCAACATTCTATACTGTGATCACTGTTACATGGTTACAACATACTGCACTATGATTAATATCAACATTCTATACTGTGATCACTGTTACAGGGTTACAACATATTTCACTATGATTAATATCAACATGTTATGATAAGATCACTGTTACAGGGTTACAGCACATTTCACCATGATTAATATCAACATGTTATGATAAGATCACTGTTACAGGGTTTTAACATACTTCACTACGATTACTACGTGAGAAAGATGGCAATACTGTTTCACACACGCCAGGACGACGGGACAATGAAAGTGACCCACATTCTTTACGACTTCACGAAGGTAAGTCAgattaaaacaattacattttCTTCACGGTGATATGACTAGTTTATCGGTATTTTAGGTTTTGtcgaaaaaaaactaaacaaaaccaaaccccccccccccccccccccccccccccccccaaaaaaaaaaaaaaccccacaaaaaccccacaaaaaaaacaaaaacaaaaacatgcccCTCTGCGATCAATTTTAGCaactacatgcatatatacgAAATTCTGTTGGGagatataaatacaataaagttaatgaacataatacaatttaataatatatttttaaacatatataaatacagtaactTGATGGAGACAAATGTGCGCAAATTCGAAGCAAAGTGTGTTCcccaaaacagttttaaatggTCTGCGTCAGTCGGAGACCTGcaacatattttatggaaaccaaGTTGTTCGGTGAATTCTTACATACATTGAACTAAGGAccaatgaaaaaaccccacagaaactaaaataaattgCCCGAAGAATGTTATTGTTAGTATTGTTGTTGAACggatttggtggtggtggtggtgagtgTGGGGGGATAGTTGGTGTGGCAATGACGTAATGTTGATTGTGTCTGATGTTCAGAACAAGACCTACATATCCGGTTCTGGGAGCTGTAACGTCACTGCCATCCCACCGGGCACGACCTTCAGGGAGCCCTGTATACCAGgtacgtgaaacaaaacaacaaatgattGGGATCTGAAGGTAAATTCTTTTCCATCCATCACCTTTCCTTCGACTGCTTTCTTTCGTCCCGTCCTTTCATAGTCACCTACCTCTTTCCACACCCCACACTCCCTATTTCCCACCCCCTCTATATCATTCACTTCCTCTTCCCCTTCCTCTTCCTTCTCTCCTTTCATTTCCATCATAGTTCGATCTTTCGCGTCCTGCCAAAATGCTTTCTTAAGCAATTGAGCGTCCATGTTTTGGGGAAGACCTGCCTGACCAAGTGGTTACGGTCACGGGCTATATAATGTCATGTGAATCAGAGCAGTGAGTTCGAATCCTACCAATTGACACTGTGtgtttatacatattatatttgctGGGTCCATTTTTCTTGTGTGGACTATTAGTCCCTGAGTGCGCCATTAGCCCCGTTGCAATTTAAAAACTgctgtatattaatacagttaTATTAGTTTTGAACCGAGTCTCTATATTGACACtttgtgttttcaaatatttcattCGATTTTCTCCTCCCTACCTCCTGCCTTCCCACTTCCCGTTGCTCTGCCACCTGACTGCCTCCAATTCCGCTGTGTTTCTTGTCTTCTCTCCCTTATTCTTATATCTCCTCTCATTCCTCTTTTTCTCCACTACCACTTCTTGCTTCCATTGCCCTCTCCTCCTTCCCACCCCCAACCCACATTTAATTTCACTAAGATAAGACAAGTCAGCCTTCAGCCTTAATTTACGCCAACCAACCATGACTCTTTTTTTCTCCACAATTTATTTTAACTGTTATCGAAGAAATGCCGTTTCGTTGCCCATGTTACTTTCTTACTGCATAACAAAGAATAATTCGCCcgtattaatttataattggATGATGGGGATTGATAATGATGAATACAATGCACGCATTACAACTGTGAGTATTTCTAATTGAGCGTTCGTTTCGTACAGATGACGCCAAGTTCCTCGGCTCAACGTACATGGGTTACGGGGCCAGTCACCTGCCCCTGTACAACTGGGAGATAAAGAAGGCGTCCCACCCGAACATCACCAAGAGGATGGCGGTCACACAGGGCGGCTGCACCCCGGTCTTGGAGGCCACCTACGGATACGCCGATCACAGTAAGACTCGCAATTTCTGCTTTGGTgtataaaaaaagtttgttttgtttaacgacaacactagagtacatttatttatttatttttattattttaaaaacgccACATTTAActcagagacaaagacatttttttgttGAACATTACAAACAtcgatgatgatgagatgaatggtgaagctatagaatatacatttcggtatgggactacttgacaggtctgtgctccacgcttgctgtcagttgagctatctcggtatcacccgagcctGGGGTACACGGAACCTTTAGTGCATgtcgggtaatcatcccccatgtggggtcatatTATCAGTATGTTgcatcaaattaaaatgtgtttgttttgtttaactacaccactagagcacattgatttattaatcatcggctattggctgtcaaacatttggtaattttgacttatagttttagagaggaaaccctctacatttttctattagtagcaagggatcttttatatgcaccatcccacagacaggataaaacatatcactgcctttgata harbors:
- the LOC121380141 gene encoding uncharacterized protein LOC121380141 isoform X1, with product MFLAAIFCLLWSVSSAERHPNACCVDREFECVMGEIGGSIVTEHGIPTQKLHKGFNILHYDYYVRKMAILFHTRQDDGTMKVTHILYDFTKNKTYISGSGSCNVTAIPPGTTFREPCIPDDAKFLGSTYMGYGASHLPLYNWEIKKASHPNITKRMAVTQGGCTPVLEATYGYADHNGAKFDVVYVFNNYHPRIRRRDVFDIPHICNPGMQSDIPEQANRVVRTITNLFQ
- the LOC121380141 gene encoding uncharacterized protein LOC121380141 isoform X2, giving the protein MDSQSKGFNILHYDYYVRKMAILFHTRQDDGTMKVTHILYDFTKNKTYISGSGSCNVTAIPPGTTFREPCIPDDAKFLGSTYMGYGASHLPLYNWEIKKASHPNITKRMAVTQGGCTPVLEATYGYADHNGAKFDVVYVFNNYHPRIRRRDVFDIPHICNPGMQSDIPEQANRVVRTITNLFQ